In the genome of Armatimonas rosea, the window TTGTCTGTGGTATGACGGAGACGCCCAGGACGCGGCACGATTCTACGCAGAGACATTTCCCGACTCCGCCGTCAGTGCGGTGCATCGCGCTCCAGGAGACTATCCCGCGGGCAAGCAAGGCGATGTACTGACGGTCGAGTTCACCGTGATGGGGATTCCTTGCCTCGGGCTCAACGGTGGACCTGTGTTCAAGCACTGCGAAGCCTTCTCCTTCCAAGTCGCCACCGCCGACCAAGAGGAAACAGATCGCTACTGGAATGCGATTGTTGGCAATGGCGGCCAAGAGAGTGCCTGTGGCTGGTGTAAAGATAAATGGGGACTATCCTGGCAGATCACGCCGATCTCCCTATCCGAAGCGGTAACCGATCCCGATCCCGCTGTCGCCAAACGTGCCTTCGATGCGATGATGCAGATGACCAAAATTGATGTTGCGACCATCGAAGCGGCGCGACGCGGCTGACGGTCGCGTAGAAGTAAATTAGAGGAGACGCCCCACCGATCTGTTTCGGCGGGGCGTCTTCGTAGATCTTCCGTTCGGCTGTCGTGCCTCCCCGCCCCTACGAGCGGTGTTGATCCAGATCGCCCCAAAGCGTTTGCAAGAATTCGAGTTGGCCGCGGTGCCCCTCAATATGACCCTGTACGATGTCGAGCCAGGCCTGCGCCGGCATCGGGCCGAAGGGACTCCGCCGGTCGGTGGCGATGTTCTCCGCCGTTAGCGAAGACATGGCCTTTCTCAGTTCCTCAGTGGACTCCGTGAAATCAGCGATCGCGTCCTCTCGAGTCGTGATGCGCTCTTCCGCTACGCGGAGAACGCGGAAGAAATCGTCCGGAGAAGGCACCTCCTCGGGCATTTCGTCTGAGAGGATCTGGGCAAACGCCCGATTCGTCGAAGCGATATGCGCGACTACCTGAAGAAACGACCGCGAGGTTGGGGAAGGTGCCCAGCTAAGCCGATCGTCCGGGACGAAAGACATCAGGTGAATCACGCGTTCGCTGGCGGCCCGAACGTGGCTTTGAGCCGTATTAGCAATTGAGTCCATGGTTTTTTAGTTCCTTTCGAGAACAGATTCAAGGGTGAGATCAGAGGAGTGTGAGCTCCGCGTCGTCGACGATGTAGGAGGCGTACCGGTAATCGCGAATGTAGACGATCTGCCCGTCGCGCCACTCGAGCCACATGAGATGGCTGGGCGTCTCGGAGTGGGGATCTTCATAGACGACAATCGC includes:
- a CDS encoding DinB family protein, giving the protein MDSIANTAQSHVRAASERVIHLMSFVPDDRLSWAPSPTSRSFLQVVAHIASTNRAFAQILSDEMPEEVPSPDDFFRVLRVAEERITTREDAIADFTESTEELRKAMSSLTAENIATDRRSPFGPMPAQAWLDIVQGHIEGHRGQLEFLQTLWGDLDQHRS
- a CDS encoding VOC family protein is translated as MAKPAKNTICLWYDGDAQDAARFYAETFPDSAVSAVHRAPGDYPAGKQGDVLTVEFTVMGIPCLGLNGGPVFKHCEAFSFQVATADQEETDRYWNAIVGNGGQESACGWCKDKWGLSWQITPISLSEAVTDPDPAVAKRAFDAMMQMTKIDVATIEAARRG